From the genome of Flavobacterium ovatum, one region includes:
- a CDS encoding glycosyltransferase family 2 protein, with protein sequence MNPSPFISVVMPVYNCALYIEEAVNSILNQTFTDFELIIIDDASTDGTTDILKKYTDPRIITLYKTLNQGVSSATNEGFRLANGKYIARMDADDIAVKERFEKQVRILEQNKKILVCSSWVQHFGKSSSLIKFKETHEEILSELLIQCSICMPASMFRREELEGYFYEENKHSGEDYDFWTKIAWKGEFYNIQEALLLYRVHDTQASKIYKPQQIVDDIQIQLSLLKKLAYDKDKYPDTLITKMRLLNATLSIEDLVLFLEWIKELISLNDKTRIFPHKEFKAVLKRIRRSLIYSLYFKQTGITKEWRAKALLLLPLNELLFVLTTKGREIRKRLLRK encoded by the coding sequence ATGAATCCTAGCCCATTTATTTCAGTAGTGATGCCAGTGTACAACTGTGCCTTATATATAGAAGAGGCGGTAAATAGTATCTTAAATCAAACTTTTACTGATTTTGAATTAATCATTATTGATGATGCATCGACCGATGGAACCACAGATATTTTAAAAAAATATACTGATCCAAGAATTATAACCCTTTATAAAACACTTAATCAAGGGGTTTCCAGCGCTACTAATGAAGGTTTTAGATTAGCCAATGGAAAGTATATAGCCAGAATGGATGCAGATGATATTGCTGTCAAGGAACGTTTTGAAAAGCAAGTTCGTATATTGGAACAGAATAAAAAGATCTTGGTTTGTAGTAGTTGGGTGCAACATTTTGGGAAATCGAGTAGCCTTATAAAATTTAAAGAAACGCATGAAGAGATATTATCAGAATTATTGATTCAGTGTTCCATTTGTATGCCAGCCTCTATGTTTAGAAGAGAGGAATTAGAAGGCTATTTTTATGAAGAGAACAAGCATAGCGGTGAAGATTACGATTTTTGGACTAAAATAGCATGGAAGGGAGAGTTTTATAATATTCAAGAAGCCTTATTACTTTATAGGGTTCATGATACTCAAGCGTCCAAAATTTACAAACCCCAACAAATAGTAGATGATATTCAGATTCAGTTGTCATTATTAAAAAAGTTAGCCTATGATAAAGATAAATATCCCGATACCTTAATCACTAAGATGCGGCTGCTTAATGCTACACTATCGATTGAAGATTTGGTTTTGTTTCTAGAGTGGATAAAAGAGTTGATTTCTTTAAATGATAAAACCCGTATATTTCCCCACAAAGAATTTAAAGCAGTTTTAAAAAGGATTAGAAGAAGTCTGATTTATAGTTTGTATTTTAAACAAACAGGAATAACTAAAGAATGGAGAGCAAAGGCTTTGTT
- a CDS encoding glycosyltransferase, protein MELQENRIAMVSPSLNAYSESFIQAQKVGLQGKVFYYYGDFLPQYLEEYGRLPSKHASWEVKIKRKLGFKTFNIEETAFIHSLKKNKIQVVLAQYGPTANRIVKICKKLNIPLITHFHGYDASIGYVIESCNKYKEVFEYSNYVIAVSRSMQKSLIELGCPSEKVIYNTYGPDNSFLNVDPQFTENTFIGLGRFVEKKAPYYTILAFKKVIGQFPNAQLVIGGKGELYEVCRNLVRYHKIENNVLLPGVLTKEAFIAYLEKSLAFVQHSVTALNGDQEGTPVSILEACAAGLPVIATDHAGIPDVIIDGETGFLVQEHDVDAMAEKMKIIIENTSLAKQMGANGKEVIKRNFSLQKHLTIIDDLVEQSIKG, encoded by the coding sequence ATGGAACTGCAAGAAAATAGAATTGCGATGGTTTCTCCGTCACTTAATGCTTATTCAGAATCTTTTATTCAAGCACAAAAAGTAGGTTTGCAGGGAAAAGTGTTTTATTATTACGGCGATTTTTTACCACAGTATTTAGAAGAGTACGGGAGATTGCCTAGTAAGCATGCTTCATGGGAAGTAAAAATAAAACGCAAACTGGGTTTCAAAACTTTTAATATTGAAGAAACTGCATTTATTCATTCTTTAAAGAAGAATAAAATCCAAGTTGTCTTAGCGCAATATGGACCAACGGCGAATCGGATAGTTAAAATTTGTAAAAAATTAAATATTCCGTTGATTACGCATTTCCATGGTTATGATGCTTCAATTGGATATGTAATTGAAAGCTGTAATAAGTACAAGGAAGTGTTTGAATACAGTAACTATGTCATTGCTGTTTCTCGTTCCATGCAAAAAAGTTTAATTGAATTAGGCTGTCCGTCTGAAAAAGTGATTTACAATACTTATGGGCCAGATAATAGTTTCTTAAACGTAGATCCACAATTTACTGAAAACACTTTTATTGGTTTAGGACGTTTTGTAGAAAAAAAGGCACCCTATTATACCATTTTAGCTTTTAAGAAAGTTATAGGACAGTTTCCCAATGCCCAATTGGTAATAGGAGGGAAAGGAGAACTGTATGAAGTATGCAGAAATTTAGTTCGATATCATAAAATAGAGAACAATGTTTTGTTACCCGGAGTTTTGACTAAAGAAGCGTTTATAGCATATCTGGAAAAGAGTTTAGCTTTCGTCCAGCATTCGGTTACAGCTTTAAATGGTGATCAAGAAGGAACTCCAGTCTCAATTTTGGAAGCATGTGCAGCAGGGTTACCTGTTATTGCAACCGATCATGCAGGAATTCCGGATGTCATTATTGATGGAGAAACTGGCTTTTTAGTTCAAGAGCATGATGTAGATGCAATGGCAGAAAAAATGAAAATAATAATAGAAAATACTTCTTTAGCTAAACAAATGGGAGCAAACGGGAAAGAAGTGATAAAAAGGAATTTTTCACTGCAAAAACATTTGACAATTATTGATGATTTAGTAGAACAATCAATTAAGGGGTAA
- a CDS encoding glycosyltransferase family 2 protein, whose protein sequence is MIAIVIPYFKILFLEETLRSLANQTDKRFKLYIGDDASPENPSVLLEKYKGQFAFVYHRFETNLGGISLVQQWDRCIALSSDEEWLMVLGDDDYLDNNFVASWYKHYNHFVDKANVIRFASILINEKGEKSTVYIHPIWECANSSFYRKFEYLTRSSLSEYVFSRDSYLKYGFHGYPLAWNSDDRAWFDFSDKKPLYTINEAVVFVRLSSCSISGKKDNMDLKNKANYEFFNYIVKTKLAAFDQHQRHRILDRYENAIKEVRKLKVNEWGLIIYSYLKFYDWVSLKRVLKRLVKQILKYES, encoded by the coding sequence ATGATAGCTATAGTAATTCCATATTTTAAAATTCTATTTTTAGAAGAAACCTTGCGTTCGCTAGCCAATCAAACGGATAAGAGATTCAAGTTGTATATTGGGGACGATGCCAGTCCAGAAAATCCAAGCGTATTATTAGAGAAATATAAAGGACAATTTGCTTTTGTCTATCATCGATTTGAAACCAATCTTGGAGGTATTTCATTAGTTCAACAGTGGGATCGTTGTATTGCTTTGTCAAGTGATGAAGAATGGTTGATGGTATTGGGGGATGATGATTATTTGGATAATAATTTTGTTGCTTCTTGGTACAAACATTACAATCATTTTGTTGATAAGGCTAATGTCATACGTTTTGCTTCAATTTTAATTAATGAAAAGGGAGAAAAATCTACCGTTTATATACATCCCATTTGGGAATGTGCAAATAGTTCGTTTTACAGAAAATTTGAATATTTAACCAGAAGTTCATTATCGGAGTATGTTTTTTCAAGAGATTCGTACCTTAAGTATGGTTTTCATGGTTATCCATTGGCTTGGAATAGTGATGATCGTGCTTGGTTTGATTTTTCGGATAAAAAGCCTTTATATACTATTAATGAAGCGGTTGTGTTTGTGCGACTTTCTAGTTGCAGTATTTCAGGAAAAAAGGATAATATGGACTTGAAAAATAAAGCTAATTATGAATTTTTTAATTACATCGTAAAAACAAAACTAGCTGCCTTTGATCAACATCAAAGACATAGAATATTAGATCGGTATGAGAATGCTATAAAGGAAGTTCGAAAATTAAAAGTGAACGAGTGGGGATTAATAATTTATTCCTACTTAAAATTTTATGATTGGGTTTCATTAAAAAGAGTTTTGAAGAGATTAGTAAAACAAATCCTAAAATATGAATCCTAG